The Micromonospora violae DNA segment TTGCTGTCCGTTTATATGCGGACTTTTGCGCTCAAAACACGTGGGCAAATCGCGTCCGAAGCACCCCAAGTTGAGCCCATCCGGCTCATGCCGAAAGTTACTCTGATGTGACGTTAAACCGGGACAACTCATCCACGTCCATGATTAGTCAGTAGATCACCGGCAGGCAACGAGCGACATGGGGTCGCACCCGGCAGAGCCGCGGCCCGCGAGCCGGCGGCCGACCGGCCGCAGCCGGGACGGACGGAACGGGTCAGATCAACGCGTCGAGCGCGACGGCCACGAAGACGATCGTCAGGTACGTCGTCGACCAGTGGAACAGCCGCATCGGCTTGACCGCCTCGCCGCGCGTCGCCCGCCGGCAGAGCCGGTGCGCCTCGACCACGAAGATGGCACCCACCACCAGGGTCGGCACCCCGTAGATCGCGCTGAGCCCCAGCGGCCAGACGGCCAGGGAGGTGAGCACGGTGAGCCACGCGAAGATCAGGATCTCGGCGTTCACCCGGCGGGTGGAGGCCACCACCGGCAGCATCGGAATGCCGGCCCGGGCGTAGTCGTCCTTGTACTTCATGGCGAGCGGGTAGAAGTGCGGCATCTGCCAGAAGAAGACCACCGCGAAGAGCCCCCACGCGGCCGGCGCCAGCGAGCCGGTCACCGCCGCCCACCCGATCAGCACCGGCGCCGCCCCGCAGGCGCCGCCCCAGAAGGTGTTCGTCGGGGTCGAGCGCTTGAGCCACAGGGTGTAGACGAGGTCGTAGTAGGCGATCGCGGCGAGGGTCAGCCCGGCGGCCAGCAGATTGGTGAACGCCGCCATCAGGGCGACCGACACCGCCGCCAGCACCAGACCGAAGATCAGCGCGCTGCGCGGCGACACGGTGTGCGCCGGCAGCGGCCGGCGCTTGGTCCGCCGCATCAACTGGTCGATGTCGCGGTCGATGTAGCAGTTGAGCACGCTGGCCGCGCCGGCGGCGAGCGAGCCACCGAT contains these protein-coding regions:
- a CDS encoding heme o synthase, which translates into the protein MSMITERPASNPAGPHPARAAEGPVARRDVRAVLSAYVALTKPRIVELLLVTTVPAMMLAEGGLPSLWLMAIVLIGGSLAAGAASVLNCYIDRDIDQLMRRTKRRPLPAHTVSPRSALIFGLVLAAVSVALMAAFTNLLAAGLTLAAIAYYDLVYTLWLKRSTPTNTFWGGACGAAPVLIGWAAVTGSLAPAAWGLFAVVFFWQMPHFYPLAMKYKDDYARAGIPMLPVVASTRRVNAEILIFAWLTVLTSLAVWPLGLSAIYGVPTLVVGAIFVVEAHRLCRRATRGEAVKPMRLFHWSTTYLTIVFVAVALDALI